Proteins encoded by one window of Papio anubis isolate 15944 chromosome 7, Panubis1.0, whole genome shotgun sequence:
- the RNASE10 gene encoding inactive ribonuclease-like protein 10 isoform X1 codes for MHRAERAAPPVGEKRKVSPGLAARALLRKKETLGGKNLGNERTQESLQLLRYVGKMKLNLVQIFFILLMLMLGLGMGLGLGLQMAAAVLEESDQPLNEFWSSDSQDETEATEEGEGTQTTETLVLGNKEVVQPGWPEDPILNEDEVGGNKMLRASALFQSNKDYLRLDQTDRECNEMMAHKMKEPNQSCIAQYAFIHEDLKTVKAVCNSPVIACELKGGKCHKSSRPFDLTLCELSKPDQVTPNCNYLTSVIKKHIIITCNDVKLQLPTG; via the exons ACTAGCAGCCAGGGCACTGCTCAGGAAGAAGGAAACCCTGGGAGGGAAGAACTTGGGGAACGAGAGGACACAAGAATCTCTGCAGCTTCTTAGGTATGTAG GCAAAATGAAGCTGAATCTGGTGCAGATCTTTTTCATATTGCTGATGCTGATGCTGGGCCTGGGgatgggcctggggctggggcttcAAATGGCTGCAGCAGTCTTGGAGGAGAGTGATCAACCGCTCAATGAATTTTGGTCCAGTGACTCACAGGACGAAACTGAGGCCACTGAGGAGGGAGAGGGCACCCAAACCACAGAAACGCTGGTACTTGGCAACAAAGAAGTGGTGCAACCTGGCTGGCCGGAAGATCCCATCCTCAATGAAGATGAGGTTGGAGGAAACAAGATGCTCAGAGCCTCAGCTCTCTTTCAGAGCAACAAAGACTATCTTAGGCTTGACCAGACAGATAGAGAATGCAATGAAATGATGGCACACAAGATGAAGGAGCCCAATCAGAGTTGCATAGCCCAGTATGCATTCATCCACGAGGATCTAAAGACAGTCAAAGCTGTCTGTAACAGTCCTGTCATTGCCTGTGAGCTCAAGGGGGGAAAATGTCACAAAAGCTCCCGACCTTTTGATTTGACATTGTGCGAGCTGTCCAAACCAGACCAGGTCACTCCTAACTGCAATTACCTAACTTCTGTTATAAAAAAGCACATTATTATAACCTGTAATGACGTGAAACTCCAGTTACCAACTGGATAA
- the RNASE10 gene encoding inactive ribonuclease-like protein 10 isoform X2: MKLNLVQIFFILLMLMLGLGMGLGLGLQMAAAVLEESDQPLNEFWSSDSQDETEATEEGEGTQTTETLVLGNKEVVQPGWPEDPILNEDEVGGNKMLRASALFQSNKDYLRLDQTDRECNEMMAHKMKEPNQSCIAQYAFIHEDLKTVKAVCNSPVIACELKGGKCHKSSRPFDLTLCELSKPDQVTPNCNYLTSVIKKHIIITCNDVKLQLPTG, from the coding sequence ATGAAGCTGAATCTGGTGCAGATCTTTTTCATATTGCTGATGCTGATGCTGGGCCTGGGgatgggcctggggctggggcttcAAATGGCTGCAGCAGTCTTGGAGGAGAGTGATCAACCGCTCAATGAATTTTGGTCCAGTGACTCACAGGACGAAACTGAGGCCACTGAGGAGGGAGAGGGCACCCAAACCACAGAAACGCTGGTACTTGGCAACAAAGAAGTGGTGCAACCTGGCTGGCCGGAAGATCCCATCCTCAATGAAGATGAGGTTGGAGGAAACAAGATGCTCAGAGCCTCAGCTCTCTTTCAGAGCAACAAAGACTATCTTAGGCTTGACCAGACAGATAGAGAATGCAATGAAATGATGGCACACAAGATGAAGGAGCCCAATCAGAGTTGCATAGCCCAGTATGCATTCATCCACGAGGATCTAAAGACAGTCAAAGCTGTCTGTAACAGTCCTGTCATTGCCTGTGAGCTCAAGGGGGGAAAATGTCACAAAAGCTCCCGACCTTTTGATTTGACATTGTGCGAGCTGTCCAAACCAGACCAGGTCACTCCTAACTGCAATTACCTAACTTCTGTTATAAAAAAGCACATTATTATAACCTGTAATGACGTGAAACTCCAGTTACCAACTGGATAA